Genomic DNA from Candidatus Eisenbacteria bacterium:
CGTCCTGCCCGTGGCGAGGCTGCGGAACACCTGATCCTCCCGGTCGGACAGCTGCTCGTGCGGCGGCTGATCCGAGTCGGGATCCATCATGAACGCGAGCCGCTCGGCGAGGCGGGGGCTCACGTAACGTCCGCCGGCGACCACCTTGTGGACGGCGTGCACCAGCTCCTCCGGCGCGCTCTCCTTCGTGAGGTAGCCCGCGGCGCCGGCGCGCAGCGCGCGAACCGCGAACTGGTCCTCGGAGCAGATCGTGAGGATCAGGACCGGGAGCCTCGGGCGCTCCCGCTTCACGTCGCGCAGGACGTCGAGCCCGTTCCGGTCCGGCAGGTTCAGGTCGAGGACGACCACGTCCCACTCGCCGCCACGAACCTTGTCGAGCGCCTCCTGGCCGCTCCTCGCCTCTCCGTGAACCGCGATGTCGCTCGCCTCGTGAAGCACTTCGGTGATGCCGCGGCGAACCACGGCGTGATCGTCCGCCACGAGCGCGCGGATCATGTCGTGACCTCCTCGGTGATGGAAGGTTCCTTGGATCCGCCGGGCTCGGGCAATCCGCCGGGCTCGGGCAACGCGGCGAGTGGAATCCGGACCGTGACGCCCGTGCCGTGGCCGGGTTCGCCATGGATCGCGAACTCCCCGCCGACGGCACGGCACCGCTCCTTCATGCCGAGAATCCCGAGCGCGTGCGGACTTTCGGCCTCGCCCTCCAGAACGCCCCGTCCATCGTCCCGCACGCGCAGCACGAGCGCGCCGTCCGTCCACGAGAGCGAGACCTCCACCCTGGACGCGCGTGCGTGACGGGCGATGTTCGTGAGGCACTCCTGCAGGACCCGGAAGAGCGCCGTCGCGATCTCCCGGGACACCGGGGCATCCTCGATCGAGCACTCGATCACGCAGACGAGACCGGTCCGTTCGGTGAACTCCTGGGCAACCCAGTCCACGGTGGCGGCGAGGCCCAGCTCGTCGAGCATCCCCGGCCGCAGCTCCGCCGAGATCCGGCGGACCTCCGAGATCGTCGCGTCCACCGTCAGCCCCATGCGCCGGAGCCGGTTCACCAGCCTCGCGCGCTCGATGGATCTCGCCCGAACGCGCTTCTCGATCCAGGCGATGTCCAGCCGAAGCGCGGTCAGCGCCTGTCCCAGCTCGTCGTGCAGCTCCCTCGCGATCGAGGTGCGCTCCTCCTCCTGGATCTCCTCGATCCGC
This window encodes:
- a CDS encoding response regulator transcription factor; the encoded protein is MIRALVADDHAVVRRGITEVLHEASDIAVHGEARSGQEALDKVRGGEWDVVVLDLNLPDRNGLDVLRDVKRERPRLPVLILTICSEDQFAVRALRAGAAGYLTKESAPEELVHAVHKVVAGGRYVSPRLAERLAFMMDPDSDQPPHEQLSDREDQVFRSLATGRT